One window from the genome of Methyloradius palustris encodes:
- the mltF gene encoding membrane-bound lytic murein transglycosylase MltF, giving the protein MQAIFSPVTIVICISLMLSACDKPAPLPSPKAQNNNKEIVIVTHNGPNTYYIDGENQSAGLEYDLVSLFMKDLGPEYTVRYLIVDNISQVIPALMKGQANIAAADLTITPVRKQLVVFSEPYQSVQEKLVYNKSQNSKPRSLKDLIGRKIAVTAGTSYAERLQTLKQKEPELRWDLLTNAGADELLEQVAQGKLDYTVADSHIVSMLQNYYPNLGDEMAIGEPEKIAWAFPKKGPSWLRERANKFFARISKDGTLRSLIDRYYGHSDRLNPVDITTFLGRTRTTLPEYVPLFKEAQELTDIDWRLLAAISYQESHWDRFNTSPTNVRGLMMLTENTADLLGVTDRLDAKQSIMGGARYIMSLKDMIPKRIEEPDRTWLALAAYNIGYAHLEDARVLAQRLALNPDSWADLKKVLPLLNKAEYYTTLKYGYASGGAPVVFVESIRSYHKVLEKYEPQHRPILPSFNTSNLNFIEQQLSLGNISPAIPR; this is encoded by the coding sequence ATGCAAGCCATTTTCTCCCCCGTCACCATCGTTATCTGTATTTCGCTGATGCTATCTGCATGTGACAAACCAGCACCGCTACCAAGCCCAAAAGCCCAGAACAACAATAAAGAAATAGTGATTGTCACGCACAACGGCCCCAATACTTATTACATTGATGGCGAAAATCAATCGGCTGGGCTGGAATATGATTTAGTCAGTCTATTCATGAAAGATTTGGGGCCTGAATACACGGTTAGGTACTTGATTGTGGACAATATCTCACAGGTAATCCCAGCACTGATGAAAGGGCAAGCTAATATCGCAGCGGCTGACCTTACCATTACCCCCGTAAGAAAGCAGTTGGTGGTATTCAGCGAGCCTTACCAAAGCGTGCAAGAAAAGCTGGTATATAACAAATCCCAAAACAGCAAACCAAGATCACTCAAAGATTTAATCGGTAGGAAAATTGCTGTGACAGCAGGCACGAGTTACGCAGAGCGCCTGCAAACTCTAAAACAGAAAGAGCCTGAGCTCAGGTGGGATCTGCTGACTAATGCAGGGGCTGATGAACTACTGGAGCAAGTTGCACAAGGCAAGCTAGATTACACCGTAGCAGATAGCCACATTGTCTCCATGCTACAAAATTACTACCCTAATCTGGGTGATGAGATGGCGATTGGCGAGCCTGAGAAAATCGCCTGGGCATTCCCAAAAAAAGGCCCTTCATGGCTACGTGAGCGTGCTAACAAGTTCTTTGCGCGCATCAGTAAAGACGGCACATTACGCAGCCTGATAGACCGCTACTACGGGCATTCAGATCGCCTTAATCCCGTGGACATCACCACCTTCCTTGGGCGTACGCGCACGACTTTACCTGAATACGTACCACTGTTTAAAGAGGCACAGGAGTTAACCGATATTGATTGGCGTTTGCTGGCAGCCATTAGCTATCAGGAATCTCATTGGGATAGATTCAATACCTCGCCCACCAATGTGCGTGGCTTGATGATGCTGACTGAAAATACTGCCGATTTACTGGGGGTGACGGATAGGCTCGATGCCAAGCAAAGCATTATGGGCGGCGCGCGTTACATTATGTCGTTGAAAGACATGATACCCAAACGCATAGAAGAGCCAGACCGCACATGGCTCGCACTGGCCGCTTACAACATTGGCTATGCGCACCTTGAAGATGCAAGAGTATTGGCACAACGCTTGGCGCTCAATCCAGATAGCTGGGCTGACCTTAAAAAGGTGCTGCCGCTATTGAATAAAGCCGAATACTACACGACCCTGAAATATGGCTATGCCAGTGGCGGCGCGCCAGTGGTATTTGTGGAATCAATACGCAGCTACCATAAGGTGCTTGAGAAATACGAGCCACAACACAGGCCGATATTACCGAGCTTTAATACTAGCAATCTCAACTTTATAGAGCAGCAGTTAAGCCTTGGTAATATCTCACCTGCTATCCCGCGTTAG